The Danio rerio strain Tuebingen ecotype United States chromosome 10, GRCz12tu, whole genome shotgun sequence genome contains a region encoding:
- the tor4aa gene encoding torsin-4A, which produces MGEQDPSDRLRGDQLKEPNQNGKGSFSQFSSSVRAMVRIRMKYQAIKKRRMEIASATPQIFTSPRSTSPKVFTFDNLHEPVNSNPASPRKRKKKRKGRVLYPTSSLRAVPTKESSRAKNCLYLLCIIVFLQVYNAIENLDDHVLKYDLEGLEKTLKREVFGQQEVAEGLLGHLQDYLSTYVHNKPLVLSFHGPTGVGKSHVGRLLAQHFRSVVGEELVMQYFVLHHCPTDDDIPVCTKSLESHISEMVSQGEEEEKIPVFIFDEVEHMPRQLMDTLRELIQPQNSNKYLNAIYILISNLGHEDITKFVLHNSSIAISGRLSLTQELTPWLRNYLQEHHGLFLDAEYLPFMLLEKSHVMDCFIDEMSREGFYPDRSHVERLAEELSYYIVGEREFSHTGCRQVVAKVNLL; this is translated from the coding sequence ATGGGAGAGCAAGACCCCAGCGACCGCTTAAGAGGAGACCAACTAAAAGAGCCGAACCAAAATGGCAAAGGAAGTTTCTCTCAGTTCTCCTCAAGCGTACGTGCCATGGTGCGCATTCGCATGAAGTACCAGGCCATAAAAAAGCGGCGTATGGAGATTGCATCAGCGACACCCCAGATCTTCACATCTCCACGGTCCACCAGCCCGAAGGTTTTCACTTTCGATAACCTCCACGAGCCTGTCAACAGCAACCCAGCTTCCCCACGCAAGCGGAAGAAAAAGAGGAAGGGTCGGGTTTTGTATCCGACCAGCAGCTTGAGGGCCGTACCCACCAAAGAGAGCAGCCGTGCCAAAAACTGCCTGTACTTACTGTGCATCATTGTCTTTCTGCAGGTCTACAACGCCATCGAGAACTTGGACGACCACGTCCTCAAGTATGATCTTGAAGGGCTGGAAAAGACCCTTAAAAGGGAAGTATTTGGACAACAGGAAGTGGCAGAAGGCCTTCTGGGTCATTTACAGGATTATCTGTCAACCTATGTGCATAATAAACCTTTAGTGCTGTCGTTTCACGGACCTACGGGAGTCGGGAAAAGCCATGTTGGTCGATTATTAGCTCAGCATTTCCGCTCGGTTGTTGGCGAGGAGTTAGTGATGCAGTACTTTGTGCTCCACCATTGCCCAACAGACGATGATATCCCAGTTTGCACCAAATCTCTGGAATCTCACATCTCCGAAATGGTCTCCCAAGGAGAGGAAGAGGAGAAAATTCCTGTTTTTATCTTCGACGAAGTTGAACACATGCCCAGACAGCTAATGGACACCTTGCGAGAGCTAATTCAACCCCAAAACAGCAACAAATACTTAAACGCCATCTACATCCTCATCAGCAACCTAGGACACGAAGATATCACCAAATTCGTCCTCCACAACTCCAGCATTGCCATCTCGGGACGTTTGAGCTTGACTCAGGAGCTAACGCCTTGGTTGCGGAATTACCTTCAAGAGCATCACGGGCTGTTTTTGGATGCAGAGTACTTGCCGTTTATGCTTTTGGAGAAGAGTCATGTGATGGATTGTTTTATTGACGAGATGTCCAGGGAAGGATTTTACCCAGATCGATCTCACGTAGAAAGACTTGCGGAGGAACTGTCGTACTATATAGTTGGCGAACGGGAATTTTCACACACCGGATGCAGGCAGGTCGTGGCCAAAGTGAACCTTCTTTAA
- the brap gene encoding BRCA1-associated protein (The RefSeq protein has 5 substitutions compared to this genomic sequence) yields MSVSLVVIRLELADQSDSPQGFHYCAVSEMSEDEMREKALGSAKATLGGKTDLERGAILHQHLGSRVMSDMVIETFQPSTGAEEGKEVDVSQTDVNMTPDSPSKQLPDQISFFSGNPSVEIVHGIMHLYKTNKMTSLTEDVRRSAMLCILTVPTTMTSHDLMKFVAPYNDVMEHMKIIRDSTPNQYMVLVKFRSQADADSFYTTRNGRQFNSIEDAVCQLVYVERAEVIKSEEGASLPVMDLTELPKCTVCLERMDESVNGVLTTLCNHSFHSQCLQRWEDASCPVCRYCQTPEPVEENKCFECGVQENLWICLICGHIGCGRYVSRHAYKHFEETQHTYAMQLTNHRVWDYAGDNYVHRLVASKTDGKMVQYECEGDTCQDEKIDALQLEYSYLLTSQLESQRIYWENKIVHLEKDTAEEINNMKAKFKETIDKCDSLERKLNELAKDKQSIDKKCSQLNNKVAKLSQELREEQEMNRCLRANQSQLQAQLQEEERRVQDTAANKDDQIAELQEQLRDVMFYLETQQQIDRMPADTRQEIQEGQINIASAPAAPQPGPSAHGSGKMTGRKGRSKRGK; encoded by the exons ATGAGTGTGTCTCTGGTTGTGATCAGACTCGAGCTCGCCGATCAGTCTGATTCTCCGCAGGGTTTTCACTACTGCGCCG TGTCAGAGATGTCTGAGGACGAGATGAGAGAGAAAGCTCTGGGTTCTGCGAAAGCCACGCTGGGTGGAAAAACGGACCTGGAGCGAGGAGCGATCCTCCATCAGCACCTAGGCAGCCGCGTCATGAGCGACATGGTGATCGAGACCTTTCAGCCCAGCACAG GAGCTGAGGAAGGTAAAGAAGGTGACGTCAGCCAGACAGATGTGAACATGACACCCGACTCTCCCTCCAAACAGCTGCCGGATCAGATCTCCTTTTTCAGTGGAAACCCATCGGTGGAGATCGTCCACGGCATCATGCACCTCTACAAAACTAA TAAGATGACGTCACTAACGGAGGATGTGAGGCGGAGTGCGATGCTGTGTATCCTCACGGTACCCACCACCATGACCAGCCATGACCTCATGAAGTTCGTGGCTCCCTACAATGATGTCATGGAGCACATGAAGATTATCCGGGATTCCACGCCAAACCAGTACATGGTGCTGGTCAAGTTCAGGAGTCAG GCTGATGCCGACAGCTTCTACACAACGTGCAACGGCCGTCAGTTCAACTCCATTGAGGATGCCGTCTGCCAGTTGGTCTATGTGGAGAGAGCGGAAGTCATCAAATCTGAAGAG GGGGCCAGTTTACCTGTGATGGATCTGACGGAGCTGCCCAAGTGTACCGTGTGTTTGGAGCGCATGGACGAGTCAGTCAACGGCGTGTTGACCACTTTATGCAACCACAGCTTCCACAGCCAGTGTCTGCAGAGATGGGAAGATGCATC GTGTCCTGTGTGCAGATACTGTCAAACTCCTGAACCCGTCGAGGAAAACAAGTGTTTCGAGTGTGGCGTTCAAGAG AATCTGTGGATCTGTCTCATCTGCGGTCACATCGGCTGCGGACGTTACGTCAGTCGTCATGCTTACAAGCACTTTGAGGAAACGCAGCACACTTACGCCAtgcagctgaccaatcacagggtCTGGGACTATGCTGGAG ATAACTACGTTCATCGGCTTGTTGCTAGTAAAACCGACGGGAAGATGGTGCAGTACGAGTGTGAGGGAGACACGTGTCAGGATGAGAAGATCGATGCGCTGCAGctcgag tattcatatttattaaccAGTCAGCTGGAGTCTCAGCGCATATACTGGGAGAATAAAATCGTTCATCTGGAAAAAGACACAGCAGAAGAG ATCAACAACATGAAGGCCAAATTCAAGGAGACCATCGACAAGTGTGACAGTCTGGAGCGCAAACTCAACGAACTCGCCAAAGACAAACAGTCTATCGACAAGAA ATGTTCCCAGCTGAACAATAAAGTGGCGAAGCTCAGTCAGGAGCTGCGGGAGGAGCAGGAGATGAACCGATGCCTGCGAGCCAATCAGACGCAGCTCCAGGCGCAGCTGCAGGAGGAGGAGAGGCGGGTCCAGGACACGGCGGCCAATAAGGACGGCCAGATCGCAGAGCTCCAGGAGCAGCTGAGAGATGTGATGTTCTACCTGGAGACGCAGCAGCAGATCGACCGCATGCCGGCAGACACGCGGCAGGAGATCCAGGAGGGCCAGATCAACATCGCCTCGGCCCCTGCAGCCCCGCAGCCTGGACCCTCAGCACACGGATCCGGAAAACTGACCGGACGTAAAGGACGATCCAAGAGGGGAAAGTag
- the brap gene encoding BRCA1-associated protein isoform X1 — MSVSLVVIRLELADQSDSPQGFHYCAVSEMSEDEMREKALGSAKATLGGKTDLERGAILHQHLGSRVMSDMVIETFQPSTAEEGKEGDVSQTDVNMTPDSPSKQLPDQISFFSGNPSVEIVHGIMHLYKTNKMTSLTEDVRRSAMLCILTVPTTMTSHDLMKFVAPYNDVMEHMKIIRDSTPNQYMVLVKFRSQADADSFYTTCNGRQFNSIEDAVCQLVYVERAEVIKSEEGASLPVMDLTELPKCTVCLERMDESVNGVLTTLCNHSFHSQCLQRWEDASCPVCRYCQTPEPVEENKCFECGVQENLWICLICGHIGCGRYVSRHAYKHFEETQHTYAMQLTNHRVWDYAGDNYVHRLVASKTDGKMVQYECEGDTCQDEKIDALQLEYSYLLTSQLESQRIYWENKIVHLEKDTAEEINNMKAKFKETIDKCDSLERKLNELAKDKQSIDKKCSQLNNKVAKLSQELREEQEMNRCLRANQTQLQAQLQEEERRVQDTAANKDGQIAELQEQLRDVMFYLETQQQIDRMPADTRQEIQEGQINIASAPAAPQPGPSAHGSGKLTGRKGRSKRGK; from the exons ATGAGTGTGTCTCTGGTTGTGATCAGACTCGAGCTCGCCGATCAGTCTGATTCTCCGCAGGGTTTTCACTACTGCGCCG TGTCAGAGATGTCTGAGGACGAGATGAGAGAGAAAGCTCTGGGTTCTGCGAAAGCCACGCTGGGTGGAAAAACGGACCTGGAGCGAGGAGCGATCCTCCATCAGCACCTAGGCAGCCGCGTCATGAGCGACATGGTGATCGAGACCTTTCAGCCCAGCACAG CTGAGGAAGGTAAAGAAGGTGACGTCAGCCAGACAGATGTGAACATGACACCCGACTCTCCCTCCAAACAGCTGCCGGATCAGATCTCCTTTTTCAGTGGAAACCCATCGGTGGAGATCGTCCACGGCATCATGCACCTCTACAAAACTAA TAAGATGACGTCACTAACGGAGGATGTGAGGCGGAGTGCGATGCTGTGTATCCTCACGGTACCCACCACCATGACCAGCCATGACCTCATGAAGTTCGTGGCTCCCTACAATGATGTCATGGAGCACATGAAGATTATCCGGGATTCCACGCCAAACCAGTACATGGTGCTGGTCAAGTTCAGGAGTCAG GCTGATGCCGACAGCTTCTACACAACGTGCAACGGCCGTCAGTTCAACTCCATTGAGGATGCCGTCTGCCAGTTGGTCTATGTGGAGAGAGCGGAAGTCATCAAATCTGAAGAG GGGGCCAGTTTACCTGTGATGGATCTGACGGAGCTGCCCAAGTGTACCGTGTGTTTGGAGCGCATGGACGAGTCAGTCAACGGCGTGTTGACCACTTTATGCAACCACAGCTTCCACAGCCAGTGTCTGCAGAGATGGGAAGATGCATC GTGTCCTGTGTGCAGATACTGTCAAACTCCTGAACCCGTCGAGGAAAACAAGTGTTTCGAGTGTGGCGTTCAAGAG AATCTGTGGATCTGTCTCATCTGCGGTCACATCGGCTGCGGACGTTACGTCAGTCGTCATGCTTACAAGCACTTTGAGGAAACGCAGCACACTTACGCCAtgcagctgaccaatcacagggtCTGGGACTATGCTGGAG ATAACTACGTTCATCGGCTTGTTGCTAGTAAAACCGACGGGAAGATGGTGCAGTACGAGTGTGAGGGAGACACGTGTCAGGATGAGAAGATCGATGCGCTGCAGctcgag tattcatatttattaaccAGTCAGCTGGAGTCTCAGCGCATATACTGGGAGAATAAAATCGTTCATCTGGAAAAAGACACAGCAGAAGAG ATCAACAACATGAAGGCCAAATTCAAGGAGACCATCGACAAGTGTGACAGTCTGGAGCGCAAACTCAACGAACTCGCCAAAGACAAACAGTCTATCGACAAGAA ATGTTCCCAGCTGAACAATAAAGTGGCGAAGCTCAGTCAGGAGCTGCGGGAGGAGCAGGAGATGAACCGATGCCTGCGAGCCAATCAGACGCAGCTCCAGGCGCAGCTGCAGGAGGAGGAGAGGCGGGTCCAGGACACGGCGGCCAATAAGGACGGCCAGATCGCAGAGCTCCAGGAGCAGCTGAGAGATGTGATGTTCTACCTGGAGACGCAGCAGCAGATCGACCGCATGCCGGCAGACACGCGGCAGGAGATCCAGGAGGGCCAGATCAACATCGCCTCGGCCCCTGCAGCCCCGCAGCCTGGACCCTCAGCACACGGATCCGGAAAACTGACCGGACGTAAAGGACGATCCAAGAGGGGAAAGTag